The genomic segment TTTTAGGTATGAAGATGTACTTTTGGTAAGGagtagaagagaaaggaagaaaagagaaaaaattttgtatgagaaagaatcttgtgTGGCAAATTTTTGTCCTAACATAAAATGATGGGTTATTTAAGCAAGATGAAGTATAGCAAAACTAGAATTCTAAGTTTGCCATAGATGGTCTGAAAAAGTCTTAAAAGGTTTGTAAAAGAtatatttatgaaagaaatttGTGCGTGATCGAACTGGCTACAATTAGAATTATTTATAAGTCTTTCTAAAGATTGGGTTTAGATTTTGAAATGTATACACTGATACAAAAAATAAGATTTTGATTCCTTATGTTAGAACAATAAAGTTTTCTTGAAATATTGATCTGCTCTTAGCAAAATTTGCATAAGGTTTTAATTTAACTCTGAAATCTGTTTCTTTACAATTTCAACCATCTTCTGAACTGCATTTTTACAGCTTAGagcaatgttttcttctagtataaTTTGATTCTGTGCTCTTGGTATTTCCTGATGTGTCTGAGTTGCTTCATATACCAGGAAATTTTTCATGCTTTTACTAAGAGCCATGTATTCCCCTTCTTAAGGTACTAGTTTTCTTGTTTATGTTCCTCCATAATATGATACTCATAACcttatacagatatatatacactCTTCCAGTTTCTGATTAAATTCAAGTACCTTTTTATCAGGTTAAACTTCCAGGTTATCTAACTAGGTATACCGTAAGTAGGAGCTATCACACTgcaaaaggtttttatttttatcttgttttgttttatctttttgatgaCTGGTCTAAGAAACAAAGACTCTaagtgttataaaaatatttttctggtttcAGGTTGTCTTTATTTGGTTTTATGATTACTTCAGAAAACTGAACTTTGAAAGGGTTAAGATTTTTTACTTCCATGTAATATTCTGTattgcttttgaagtcttttgATTATCAACCTGGTTAaataaatagctattattttacAGTAACCTGTAATCTTGCTTTACAaggtgttttaaactttttgacatCTTTGGTAGATTTTCCCAGAATCAACTTCTAAGATAGAACTTTTTGACTTAGAATTAAGATGGGCCTCTGGAGAACATCAAAGAATCTCTCTCTCATCTTGTAGAGTTGTCAAATAATTAGGATTTTTGATACATTAGATTATATGGAAAGCAAGATCAAATGATAAGTGATGCTTGATCCTCTCTATTACATTTATGGGTTTGTTATTAATAGGTGTCAAAAGTTTTATAAACTTATAGAAATCTAAAATGGTTATGTTGTAATCCACAAAAATAACAAACTTCCTTATCAACGGCTAATTATAGTGACGTTTCATCCAATTTTAAACATGGTTATTCTAAGGTTTTGTCATCCACAGTTATTGTACTGAGTTTTTTCTGAAAGCATCTGCAATCAGTTCATGGAAAATAGCCTGGTAACTACTCTTGAATACATATTTCTGAGTTAAGATTCAAGGATTAAATACAAATTGTCAGAATGCTAATAAAGATGCTGAAGCGTTCATGAAACTGGTgatcaaaatcaaacaaaacaaaaattacatgagattaaataattgttgaagataatatttttatgacttttatttaaaacattgtcagttctttacttaaatattttgcttttcagatttaaggaaaatttttaaactatagTTCACAGTAATTTGgttaagtattctttttttgaaaaaaagtagaaacatttactttttctctctatCTAATGCTTTCAAAATTTGGAAACTCTTCATGAGTATTCTTAATGTGTATGGTAATATAACtatttgcataagttcaataaatatctgttctcttttTAACAGAATATAATTGAAAACACAGGTTATATTACCAAGGTTTTGACTGGATGTcatatttaaattgtttatagATACTGCAGGCAGACTGCCTAGGTTTGCCTTCGTAGCCTCAAGAAGTTTATAAATTCGAGAGTCCTAAGTGGTCAATCACTATTCTTGCTGCATTTATGGATTAATAAGTGATCAAGCTATGAAACTTATTTTACAAACAAATTTGTTTTACTCTGATTACCTCTGGTAAAAATCAGGATGACGGTGGAAAAAGAAAGTTATGTTTCCAAAGAAAAACTATAATACCCCTGCTATTGGATCATAATCCTGTATGTTGTTTTCAAGCTTTTGTTATCTACCTGGAGACTGGACTAGATTCTGAATTCTCCCAGCTTCCTCCAGTATCTGGCTACAAGGGTCCAGCTATAAACAAAAACTGTTCTGTTTCTGAAGCCCTACAAGTTAGATAATCTGAGGTAAATTTCAAGGGCCAACCTTGTGCCTAATATATAGGACAGCAAGAGTTCATTGAACTGCCCAGTGTCATAACCAGAGACATTCAAACTGCATACCAGGATGAGAAGTTGATGGATTCACGATGTACGCATCTTTTCCTAAGACATCACAACAATACTCACCATTGTAATGAGACCCTTGTTCCTCTTAACCTTTCATTACTTATGCCTACATTTTTCACTTGACAGGATAATGGTGTCATTAAGTTGTCACATTCAGTAGCTTCTACAAATAACTTGACAAAATGTTGGACCTGTCATGCCAAACCTACACTTTAACATGGCCTAAAAAATCCTTTAGTCCACCTAATGGGCAACTCTAGCAGCATCCCTAATACTGCTGCACTCTCTCTCTGGTTTAATTTAATCCAACCATGGAGtactaaataataaaattgctAATCCAATTACATAAAAGAACACAATGACACCAACAGGACTCACCCAATTCCCCATGGCATTTTAATTTGTCTAGTTGGTTATCCTTGGGCTAAGGCTCTTGATCCAGAATCATTGACCAATCCAAACTAGATTTATGTTGTTGTTGGTTTCGTttagtaatattttctttaaattttatacttGTTGCCTATCCAGCCTCTGCAGAAACAATACTCTCAACAAAATAATACTGGTCCAGTGCTTCAAAATGATAACCAACACCTTTGGAATTGACAAAATTGAACTTAGCAATAAACTCCAGGCAAACTTAGCTTGCGAATCAGCTCTTCAAAAGGTGGCTAAATGGGTTTTGACACTGGCTCAGAATTGCTGGCCATCTCCCTGATGTGGGACCAGACCAATAACCAGGACAAGCCCTCGTGGCACTGAGGAAAAATTAAACCCCAACTACAAGATGGTTGATCAGCAATGCTTTTGAAAAAGGACTTTAATAacaagaaagaaatgtgaaagttgtcagaatcaagaTGGATTCACTGTCCTTTCTCCGCCATCGTGGTGTGTTCTTGCCTCCACTTCTCGCCATGTCTTCTCACAAGACTTTCAGGATTAAGCGATTCCTGGCcaagaaacaagagcaaaatcgTCCCATTCCCCAGTGgattcagatgaaaactggaaataaaataagGTACAACTCCAAAAGGAGACACTGGAGAAGAACCAAGCTGGGTCTATAAGGAATTGCACATGAGATTGCACATATATTTGTGCTGTCTGAAGGTCACGATCACATTACCATATCAAACTGAAAATGTCACCACTCTCTGGAGAGTTCGATGTATTTTCCTCTCTGAATCTATTATGAATGCGTTGGTTGGCTGGGTTCAGTAATAAATATATGAGgcctttcatttcaaaaaaaaaaaaaagatagattcaCTTTTGTCAAActctaataaaaacaaacaaataaataaagccagaaggctgaggagggagggcaCTCGTGCACACGTGCCTATGATAAGAACTTTTCACAAAGACTTTCTAAAGGGCTcttacacacatatgcatgtaatAAGAACTCTTGCCTAGGACTTTTTAAACCGTAGCTTGCTACATTAGTCACAAGGACAGCTAGTCAGATGTACAAGAACATTTGCCTGACATACTATCTTCACCTATGAACTGGCACAAACTCCTGGGATAAGCCCCTGTAACGAATGTTCTCATTGTTTCAAAACAAATTAcataagcttttttcttttgcctttaaaaGCTTCCTCTTTCTTCCACCTCTTtggacatgcctgtagtcccaatatCACACATATACCAGGTTTGCATATCCCCTGTGCACTCCCAAATAAACTCAGTATCTATTTAGAGAATCTCTCTgtctgttatttaggttgacacaACGTTAGACACATTCAATTTCCCTAGACCTCAGTGTTcttatttgaaaatggaaataacaataaTACAGACTAAATTTCATCAATGGTTGGAAGAATCCATCAAGATCATTCATTTGAAATGTCCCTACCAATGACTCTGCCTCAAATGGGAAATGCCATCCCACTCTTTGAGTTCAACCAACCACTTTGTTGGGGAGAGGTCTTAGTCCTTAGGAAGGATGTTCCAGAGATACTACTAGACCAAAAATATTACAACCATGGTCTTCTTATGATGAACAAGGTTCTGGTTAATATAGCACACATTCCTCTGGAGTATAGCTTCAGCTAAATCCACTCTTGCCAGTTGAGTggataaatgaatttagcaaaggTAGAGCACATCCACCAGCTTCTCAAAGTGAAAGAAGATCTAGACACCTGCACAGGGCAAGGGTCTTTCTGTTAGTCAGCCAAGTAAAGAGGTTCTCATGGACTTCCCTCAGGAAATAAAATGACGTGAGGACTTCAGTCATGAAGAGACTGGGAACAGGTGGCTTTATGAGACAGGGTGAGAGATCTCATTCCTCATATTGTATAGTTGAAAAGAAAGTGTCACTAGGTGCGGGGAGAAAAATCTCACATATGCTTACCAACAGAACAAACTGTAACCAAATtacaaagacataaaaacagCTAGGACAGGGTAAAAGTGACTCACTTTTGAACATTCACAGCCTCCCTCTTTTGTACTCCCTTTGGTTTGCCAAAAAAGAATCATAATTGTCAGCCCAATACCACTACCTTCTTAAAAAAGGAGGCCATGCCTTTCCACATAATAAAGAAATGGGGACAAGGAGTTGGGGAAGAGGGAGAATATAAACGAATCAAGAGCAAGTAACAAGGAGGTTTTGGGAGACCATGAGAGAGAGAGTTGGTCCAAGCAACTAAAGAGTGTGGTGGGTATGGGAAGGAGGAGAAAGTTAGAGTGTAGATGTGTTGCTCTTAATCATGTCTTTCgattttctttgtggtttatataaaatgttagtAGGAGATTTCAAGTAcattaaaattagtttttgttGCTGGGCTGTGTGCCCTCAACTGTAACGTAACTCTTCAACTAAGAGACATATATCATTAATAAGAAGGGTTCCACAACACACAATATAATGACCCAAATCCTGAAGACTGACTGAGTCTACCTTTAAAGACTTTAATGTCTCCCAAATGCCATCCTTTTCCTCCTTGGGAGAAAGGGCAACAGATAGGAGAAGCCCGACTCAGCCACCTCCTTAtatcttaaaatgttttccaaaggtGACAATGACCCAGGGCCAAAGACTTGGGTGGTCATTCCCTTCTCCCTGAACTCCAGCCATCTAATGAGGCCTGGAATTTCCACTGAAGAGAATATGAAGGAGTGAGAGCCACCCTTCAGAAGTACAGCTGAGTTCATCTAAAACCACATTCTCCTGGCAATAACCAGCATTCTGGGCACATGAATATTAGGAAATGGATATGCAAAGGATCACACACCAGAAAGCTTCTCCTgtaattccacagaaaaaggatAATAACAAAATGAGATCTGTGGTAAAGGAAGTGAATTCATCAGAGCAAGGGCCAGGAACCAAATACCTTTCTCCCATTAGAAAAATTTACAGGTCGGGAATCTTAATGAAAACCAGCAGGAAGACTTGGCCAGGAATTCTTACTGACATGTATTCAAGCTGCtgcctctctccccctcctcttaGATAACATGTTTCCTCCAAAGTTGAGTAGTTTTAGATGTTAAGATTACAATTTCCAAAGTGCAGCACCTCATGAAAAGATTGGTTAATATCAGACATCAAAAGCATCATTCGGGTATTTTGCAGAAACATTAAACAGGTAGAATTATGACTGTTTTGGGTAACTGAATTGTCCTGAGAATCCTAAGCTACTAGAGGAAAGATATTTTGTAAAACCAGCATTTAACCAGGTTGAAATCCATAAATGGGAATATGAAGGGACAGTCACAATGAAGATGTTTCTTATCTTATTCTGGGTGTGGGCTGCGATTTTTGTATAACTACTTATTACCTACCATTATAAAGATAAATcatatactaaaaattaaaatataaaatttaatttaaaataaaataataataaaatggtaaggtattaaagttttaaaagaaagtaaaaatatttgtaataaaagaGTCAGGAAACCAGGACCTtaattcattaacattttaaaaggtgattaaaaattaagaattgacatcttaaatgattaagaataaaaagggggaaagaaagcTAATAACAGAGATACTAAAAGTTAAGAGGCCCAAACAAATAATGaatttataaagttttaaattacGAAAAACTAGATTATGATAAACCAGAAAATTGtgagagaatttaaaataagacATAAGAGACATGAAGCGAATCATGAAAtgactaaataataaaaatgaggaaTTTCAAATCAAGAAACTTAAGAGTCTCAGAAGAAGATGGAAGATAAAATATAGGGGGAATAATGAAAGGAaactcaaagcaaaacaaaacaaaacaaacaaaaaactctgaaCACCGAAATACACTAAAGAAATGCAAAGATACCTCAATTTTGTtagtttcctttctcttttaaattgaTAAAGAAACTTGATACAACTAAAACATCAGCATGGAAACAACCAAATGCAGGCAAGTACTTGCCTTAAGACTTCTTTAAGACTTTTCTTAAGACTTTGTTAAAAATAACTTACTGTGGCCCTATAGCACAACTCTTAGAGTGTAAGTGGGAGCCAAACATggagtacacatgaacacaaagaagggatcAATGGACACGGGGGCCTACtttagggtggagagtgggaggaggctgaggatcaaaaaactacctatcacatattatgcttattacctgggtaacgacataatctgtacaacaaacccccatgacacacaatttacccatgtaacaaacctgcacatatactctctgaacctaaaataaaacttggaaaaatataaaataaatacatttaacaacaacaacaaaaagagacaaaggagaggaCAACATCCTTGAACCAGCAATTTTCAAACTTGGATGCATCTGGACGATTTTGAAAAGTACTTAGGTAATGCCTCATCCCACACCAAATAATCTGGAATTTCCTGCAGTGGGTCCCCAGATGATTTTTAACCTGAAACCAAAGTTGAAAACTACTGCCTTAAACTCTAGGCCTTCACCATGTGCCCAGGTACTCAAATTCCCATCATTGAACATGTTTTTAAGCTTTATACACAACTAAAATAGGTCAACAATATCTTCATCAGGTTGAAAAGCAAGTATTTCAAGCTCAATGACACAGTCCTTGGTCATGCAGATTCCATGAGACCGTCATCTCTCCATATTCAGAAGAATTTTTCAAATGATAGTTGCAAACTGAAAATTGAGGTCTTTGAGACAGGTGAGCTTATTCTAAGCTGCCTTTAAAAACATTTGATCAGACGCAACTTGAAATCATGGAATGAGTTCAAAATACCGTAAAACAGTGCACCACCTGGTGATTATATTGGAAGTTGCAAAATCCATGGCTCTAATTTCTCAGTAGCATAATTAATGGTACTCAGTACTGACTGCACGTCAGTACCACCTGGGTAACTTTAAAACTATCAATACCTAGGcactcccagagattctgactgAATTGATCAGGGGTAGGACATGGGCatagatgtttttaaaagcttcctaGATAATTTTAATGTTAGCTATAATTGAGAATCCCTAAAAATACCAACGAAGTCTTCCTCGGCCCTACTCCAAACCTGCCTTTGAGATGACCATTCGCTTTCCATCCATTTTCCAGGCAGCTGAATACAGAAGCAGGAAATCTGTGACtcattatggaaataattttctacTGAGAGACAGGCTTGTCAAGAAGCTAAGCTTTCTCATTTAAAAGCATTTCTGTTTGGAACTCCTGATATTGTTCCT from the Macaca nemestrina isolate mMacNem1 chromosome 11, mMacNem.hap1, whole genome shotgun sequence genome contains:
- the LOC112426549 gene encoding large ribosomal subunit protein eL39-like, translated to MSSHKTFRIKRFLAKKQEQNRPIPQWIQMKTGNKIRYNSKRRHWRRTKLGL